In Modestobacter versicolor, a single genomic region encodes these proteins:
- a CDS encoding acetolactate synthase large subunit — MNGAQAVVRTLVGGGVDVCFANPGTSEMHFVAALDDVPEMRAVLTLFEGVATGAADGYARMAGRPAATLLHLGPGLGNGIANLHNARRARTPLVNVVGDHALTHKRLDAPLESDIDALAGAVSGWVRRSLSTGEVGPDVADAVAAAARGQVATLVLPADVSWSDGAAVATVPGRRPAPRVPDDAIEGLAPLLGPATVLFLGGDAVLEAGLLAAGRIAAGTGTRLLAETFPARMQRGAGLPDVLKLPYPPDGARKQLDGVQHLVLVGAKEPVAFFGYPGMDGRLVPEGCTVHVLAEPGEDAVAALHALADLTARDATPEVAELRRPQLPTGALDIRALAEVVGALLPEHAVVVDEALTSGYFLPGATVGAPPHDWLTLTGGAIGQGLPAATGAAVADPSRPVVSLQADGSAMYTIQALWTQAREGLDVTTVICDNSAYAILAGELENVGASSGGERAGRLLDLGAPSLDFVALATGMGVPATRATTAEELATQFRTAVAEPGPHLIDAVLPR, encoded by the coding sequence GTGAACGGCGCGCAGGCAGTGGTCCGCACCCTCGTCGGCGGCGGGGTCGACGTGTGCTTCGCCAACCCGGGCACCTCGGAGATGCACTTCGTCGCCGCGCTGGACGACGTCCCGGAGATGCGGGCGGTGCTCACCCTGTTCGAGGGGGTCGCCACCGGTGCCGCCGACGGGTACGCGCGGATGGCCGGGCGCCCGGCGGCCACGCTGCTGCACCTGGGGCCGGGGCTGGGCAACGGCATCGCCAACCTGCACAACGCCCGCCGCGCCCGCACGCCGCTGGTGAACGTCGTCGGCGACCACGCGCTGACCCACAAGCGGCTGGACGCCCCGCTCGAGTCCGACATCGACGCGCTGGCCGGGGCGGTGTCGGGCTGGGTGCGCCGGTCGCTGTCCACCGGCGAGGTCGGGCCCGACGTCGCCGACGCGGTGGCCGCCGCCGCCCGCGGTCAGGTCGCGACGCTGGTGCTGCCGGCCGACGTCTCGTGGAGCGACGGCGCCGCGGTGGCCACCGTGCCCGGCCGACGGCCGGCCCCACGCGTGCCGGACGACGCGATCGAGGGGCTCGCGCCGCTGCTCGGACCCGCGACGGTGCTGTTCCTCGGCGGGGACGCCGTCCTGGAGGCAGGGCTGCTCGCCGCGGGGAGGATCGCCGCCGGCACCGGCACGCGGCTGCTGGCGGAGACCTTCCCGGCCCGGATGCAGCGCGGGGCGGGCCTGCCCGACGTGCTCAAGCTGCCCTACCCGCCCGACGGCGCGCGCAAGCAGCTGGACGGCGTGCAGCACCTGGTGCTGGTCGGCGCGAAGGAGCCGGTGGCCTTCTTCGGCTACCCCGGCATGGACGGCCGGCTGGTGCCCGAGGGCTGCACCGTGCACGTGCTGGCCGAGCCGGGCGAGGACGCCGTGGCGGCCCTGCACGCGCTCGCCGACCTGACCGCCCGCGACGCCACCCCCGAGGTGGCCGAGCTGCGCCGGCCGCAGCTGCCGACCGGCGCGCTGGACATCCGGGCTCTCGCCGAGGTGGTCGGCGCGCTGCTGCCCGAGCACGCGGTCGTGGTGGACGAGGCGCTGACCAGCGGGTACTTCCTGCCGGGCGCCACCGTCGGGGCGCCGCCGCACGACTGGCTCACCCTCACCGGCGGCGCGATCGGCCAGGGGCTGCCGGCGGCGACCGGCGCGGCGGTCGCCGACCCGAGCCGGCCGGTCGTGTCGCTGCAGGCCGACGGCAGCGCGATGTACACGATCCAGGCGCTGTGGACCCAGGCCCGCGAGGGGCTCGACGTCACCACGGTCATCTGCGACAACAGCGCCTACGCGATCCTCGCCGGCGAGCTGGAGAACGTCGGCGCCAGCAGCGGGGGAGAGCGTGCCGGGAGGCTGCTGGACCTGGGTGCGCCGTCGCTGGACTTCGTCGCGCTGGCCACCGGCATGGGCGTGCCGGCGACCCGGGCGACCACGGCGGAGGAGCTGGCGACCCAGTTCCGCACCGCGGTGGCCGAGCCCGGGCCGCACCTGATCGACGCCGTCCTGCCGCGCTGA